In the genome of Aureimonas sp. OT7, one region contains:
- a CDS encoding DUF922 domain-containing protein, which produces MRITALAALMATLFLAHSPAAAWTAQEVEEPYAVAGRTGFELYSSIGERGPSAGASRAIAVTTFKLTWQRDYRPRGNGCVLVSARPRLIITYRLPKPSQRLAPDVAESWQRFINGMRAHERVHGEHIVDMVRRIEAASVGLTVPDDPSCKRIREVLTEKLGALSQEQRARSRAFDQEEMSDGGNVHQLILALVNGP; this is translated from the coding sequence ATGCGCATCACAGCCCTTGCAGCCCTTATGGCTACCCTGTTCCTGGCCCACTCGCCCGCTGCCGCGTGGACGGCACAGGAAGTGGAAGAGCCCTATGCCGTCGCCGGCCGCACCGGCTTCGAGCTCTACAGCTCCATCGGCGAGCGCGGCCCATCCGCCGGTGCGTCGCGCGCCATCGCGGTGACGACGTTCAAGCTGACCTGGCAGCGGGATTATCGCCCGCGCGGGAACGGCTGCGTCCTCGTGTCGGCCCGGCCCAGGCTGATCATCACCTATCGCCTGCCCAAGCCGTCGCAACGCCTGGCGCCCGATGTCGCCGAAAGCTGGCAGCGTTTCATTAACGGCATGCGCGCGCATGAACGCGTCCACGGCGAGCATATCGTCGACATGGTGCGCCGGATCGAGGCGGCATCCGTCGGCCTGACGGTGCCGGACGACCCGTCCTGCAAACGCATCCGCGAGGTTCTCACCGAAAAGCTCGGCGCGCTGTCGCAGGAGCAGCGCGCCCGCAGCCGGGCCTTCGATCAGGAGGAGATGAGCGACGGCGGCAATGTCCATCAGCTCATCCTGGCACTCGTCAACGGCCCCTGA